A part of Arachis hypogaea cultivar Tifrunner chromosome 12, arahy.Tifrunner.gnm2.J5K5, whole genome shotgun sequence genomic DNA contains:
- the LOC112730365 gene encoding uncharacterized protein: protein MWATPFHHSILGVRLPKHFDKPTDMRYDGTQDPQEHLTAFEARMNLEGVGDEVRCRAFPVTLAGPAIRWFNALPQGSITTFADISRAFLAQFTTHITKAKHLINLLGVTQRTGEPTRKYLDRFNDECLEIDGLTDSVSSLCLTNGLLNEDFRKHLTTKPVWTMQEI, encoded by the coding sequence ATGTGGGCGACCCCTTTCCACCACTCGATCCTTGGAGTTCGGCTGCCGAAGCACTTTGATAAGCCAACAGATATGAGGTACGATGGGACTCAAGATCCCCAGGAGCATCTAACAGCCTTTGAagccaggatgaacctggaaggagTAGGCGATGAAGTAAGGTGCCGCGCTTTCCCCGTAACCTTAGCAGGACCGGCGATTCGTTGGTTTAATGCCCTCCCTCAGGGCTCCATAACCACCTTTGCCGACATCAGTCGTGCCTTCTTGGCTCAGTTCACCACACATATCACTAAAGCGAAGCACCTGATCAATCTGCTAGGAGTAACGCAAAGAACCGGCGAGCCGACCCGAAAGTATCTAGATAGATTCAACGACGAGTGTTTGGAGATTGACGGCCTAACCGATTCGGTGTCCAGCTTGTGCTTGACCAACGGGTTATTGAATGAGGATTTCAGGAAACACCTTACCACCAAACCCGTTTGGACAATGCAAGAAATCTAG